Proteins from one Leptospira fletcheri genomic window:
- a CDS encoding M14 family metallopeptidase, with the protein MDLLSFYLETYDACRRAFLSYRRSLKKNFLRFHHEVLEIPKGGGEIDTYLIGNKKKAPKKIVIMSSGIHGVEGFAGSAFQRRWIEEYLLNDHPSYSLPKNVDFLFLHGINVDGFKSMRRVNERNVDLNRNFALKREKLHKKAKNKGYRKIQSFLNPPKKFSYIAWEYFLFVLRFFGIVTRFGAKYVMDAAVNGQYEFPGGIYYGGRKPEPVVRQLRKFFRKTLKKYEQILILDYHTGYGARNALSLMQNAPPGSREDRNLKKVFGDFGLLLNEGEEDFYRTSGDFTDFFGKLFGKDKDLFPITVEMGTFGNLNLRGALRGSFLMISENRIHFFGSKSETAAERVREDFREMFFPTREDWRLAAMDQVFGVVPEAIVRFSKI; encoded by the coding sequence GTGGATCTTCTTTCGTTCTACCTGGAGACGTACGACGCTTGTCGTAGAGCCTTTCTTTCCTATCGCAGAAGTTTGAAAAAGAACTTCCTCCGTTTTCATCATGAAGTCTTGGAGATTCCGAAAGGCGGGGGGGAAATCGACACGTACTTGATCGGAAACAAAAAAAAGGCTCCGAAAAAGATCGTGATTATGAGTTCCGGCATACACGGTGTGGAAGGATTCGCAGGATCGGCCTTTCAGCGCAGATGGATCGAGGAATATCTTTTGAACGACCATCCTTCCTATAGCCTTCCTAAGAACGTGGATTTTCTTTTTTTGCACGGGATCAACGTGGACGGCTTCAAGAGTATGAGAAGGGTAAACGAAAGAAACGTGGATCTGAACCGGAACTTCGCCTTAAAGCGGGAGAAACTCCACAAGAAGGCCAAAAACAAAGGTTATCGTAAAATCCAATCCTTTTTGAATCCTCCCAAAAAGTTCAGCTACATCGCCTGGGAATATTTTCTTTTCGTACTCCGGTTTTTCGGGATCGTCACCCGCTTCGGTGCCAAATACGTTATGGACGCTGCGGTCAACGGTCAGTACGAATTTCCGGGAGGAATCTACTACGGCGGGAGAAAACCCGAGCCTGTCGTACGGCAATTGCGCAAATTCTTCCGCAAGACCTTGAAGAAGTACGAACAAATCCTGATCCTGGACTATCACACCGGTTACGGAGCTAGGAACGCTCTAAGCCTCATGCAGAACGCGCCTCCGGGGTCAAGGGAGGATCGAAACCTGAAAAAGGTGTTCGGAGATTTCGGGCTTTTGTTAAACGAAGGTGAGGAGGACTTTTATAGGACTTCGGGCGATTTTACGGACTTTTTCGGAAAACTATTCGGAAAGGACAAGGATCTCTTTCCGATCACCGTAGAGATGGGAACTTTCGGAAACCTGAATCTTCGCGGAGCTCTGCGGGGAAGTTTCCTGATGATCAGCGAAAATCGGATTCATTTTTTCGGATCCAAGTCCGAAACCGCGGCAGAAAGAGTTCGAGAGGATTTTCGGGAAATGTTTTTTCCGACCAGAGAGGACTGGAGACTTGCTGCTATGGATCAGGTTTTCGGCGTAGTTCCCGAAGCCATCGTCCGGTTTTCGAAAATCTAG
- a CDS encoding TetR/AcrR family transcriptional regulator, with the protein MKKSGNAAIGPYDRLVQTAIRLIYTQGYATTSVNQVIDESESHKASFYRYFQTKEDLGKKYLEVQATEFQNGWERLMDRSSGPTEFVERWMALLGKQVRAKKYFGCPLARFMGSVEGQNPEWSKQASAVLESWIHCLELYFENCKTKGILSEDFSSRKKAERFMKLFQGNSQFYMMTGDPKFFRELREEMISEL; encoded by the coding sequence ATGAAAAAATCCGGAAATGCCGCTATCGGACCCTACGATCGCTTGGTGCAAACTGCGATTCGTTTAATCTATACACAAGGATATGCGACAACCTCGGTCAATCAGGTGATAGACGAATCCGAGTCGCATAAGGCCAGCTTTTACAGGTATTTCCAGACAAAAGAGGATTTGGGAAAGAAATATCTGGAGGTTCAGGCGACGGAATTTCAAAACGGTTGGGAAAGATTGATGGATCGTTCTTCCGGTCCGACAGAGTTCGTGGAACGCTGGATGGCTTTACTCGGAAAACAGGTCCGAGCCAAAAAATATTTCGGCTGTCCTTTGGCCAGATTCATGGGAAGCGTGGAAGGACAAAATCCCGAATGGTCCAAACAAGCTAGTGCGGTATTGGAAAGTTGGATCCATTGTCTGGAACTCTATTTCGAGAATTGTAAAACGAAAGGGATACTTTCGGAGGATTTTTCTTCCCGGAAAAAAGCGGAGCGCTTTATGAAACTTTTCCAAGGAAATTCCCAATTCTATATGATGACGGGAGATCCGAAATTCTTCCGGGAACTAAGAGAAGAGATGATTTCCGAACTGTAA
- a CDS encoding tetratricopeptide repeat protein, with amino-acid sequence MDPRLKNALERLKSGDEAGAKEILSAWTKEQPENAAAKFHYGMCLSQLGELSSAEFQLQECLKLDPGHVQAWVGLGVLYAKKKDKPKAEFHLSKALELDDSDLYARKNLAAVYTGASKFEQALDLLKGFNELELNDSPTLYALAICYVRTNRFAQAEETFRKLESVGVPDSVKKEYVQLKQLLEEKRFEQGGIWSFLKNDGETGNFP; translated from the coding sequence ATGGATCCGAGATTAAAAAACGCATTGGAACGTCTGAAGTCCGGGGACGAGGCGGGAGCCAAAGAAATCCTTTCGGCTTGGACTAAGGAACAGCCCGAAAACGCGGCGGCAAAATTCCATTACGGCATGTGCCTTTCCCAGCTCGGAGAATTGTCTTCGGCGGAATTTCAACTTCAAGAATGTTTAAAATTAGATCCGGGTCATGTCCAGGCCTGGGTCGGACTCGGCGTACTGTATGCGAAGAAGAAGGACAAGCCCAAAGCGGAATTCCATCTTTCGAAAGCTTTAGAGTTGGACGATTCGGACTTGTATGCGAGGAAAAACCTCGCCGCGGTGTATACTGGAGCTTCTAAATTCGAACAAGCCTTGGATCTGCTGAAAGGATTCAACGAACTCGAGCTGAACGATTCCCCCACCTTATACGCTCTTGCCATTTGCTATGTCCGTACGAATCGATTTGCCCAAGCGGAAGAAACGTTTCGAAAGTTGGAGTCCGTAGGAGTACCCGATTCCGTCAAAAAAGAATACGTTCAGTTGAAACAACTTCTGGAAGAAAAGCGTTTCGAACAGGGGGGAATCTGGAGTTTTTTAAAGAACGACGGGGAAACGGGAAATTTTCCTTGA
- the leuA2 gene encoding 2-isopropylmalate synthase LeuA2, whose protein sequence is METNATPETDYRPTFPSFQEIFQTNSVLAIPHSTPFFMDVTLRDGNQALRKPWNLREKEIIFQQLLKLNVQGIEVGFASAGGQDFEACSHLSQLAPDRVVISSLSRAVEEEIELSWKAIHKAARPRIHIVYPVSDFTIRNVLRISEEQVKENIMRSVSYARKLAGSRGEVQFSGEHFGDALENIEFTIEAFRSALDAGADVINLPNTVERYRPFLFVAMIRKVVESLPQGSRISVHTHNDLGMATATTVESFFAGATQLETALNGLGERAGNTNTYEVAVALHNCGVKMDLNLQAIYETSRIVARMSGVPVPEKAPLIGEDVVAHRSGIHQDGVSKTQNLKKGAYRAFEADLIGRPEGDRIAFTSQSGKSAIFEILNTAGVRVSKEEAFRLQPALKSRSEKEGGGELSLEQMVEELQRLRSIES, encoded by the coding sequence ATGGAAACAAATGCAACCCCGGAAACGGACTACCGACCGACCTTTCCCTCTTTTCAGGAAATCTTCCAGACGAATTCCGTTCTGGCGATTCCGCACTCTACCCCTTTTTTCATGGATGTGACCCTCAGGGACGGAAATCAAGCCCTGCGTAAACCTTGGAATCTGCGGGAAAAGGAAATCATATTTCAACAATTGCTAAAATTGAACGTGCAAGGAATCGAAGTCGGCTTCGCATCCGCCGGCGGTCAGGACTTCGAGGCCTGTTCCCATTTATCGCAACTGGCGCCGGACCGAGTGGTGATTTCGAGTCTATCCAGAGCGGTAGAAGAGGAAATCGAACTTTCTTGGAAAGCGATTCATAAGGCCGCTCGTCCCAGAATCCATATCGTATATCCTGTGAGCGATTTTACGATCCGAAACGTATTGAGAATTTCGGAGGAACAGGTAAAGGAAAATATAATGCGATCGGTCTCTTACGCGAGAAAACTCGCGGGTAGTAGAGGGGAAGTCCAATTTTCCGGAGAACATTTCGGAGACGCATTAGAAAATATTGAATTTACGATCGAGGCTTTCCGATCCGCTTTGGACGCAGGGGCCGACGTGATCAACCTGCCGAATACGGTGGAACGATATAGACCCTTTCTGTTCGTCGCGATGATACGTAAAGTAGTGGAATCCCTGCCGCAAGGTTCCCGAATTTCCGTCCATACGCATAACGACTTAGGTATGGCAACGGCCACGACAGTGGAAAGTTTCTTTGCGGGAGCCACTCAGTTGGAAACGGCTTTGAACGGATTGGGAGAAAGAGCGGGAAACACGAATACGTACGAAGTCGCAGTGGCCTTGCACAATTGCGGAGTCAAAATGGATCTGAACCTACAAGCGATCTACGAAACGTCCAGAATCGTAGCGCGTATGTCCGGAGTTCCTGTCCCGGAAAAAGCCCCCTTGATCGGAGAGGACGTGGTCGCCCATCGCAGCGGGATCCACCAAGACGGTGTTTCCAAAACCCAGAATTTGAAAAAAGGAGCCTACCGCGCTTTCGAAGCGGACCTGATCGGGCGTCCGGAAGGGGATAGAATCGCTTTTACAAGCCAATCGGGAAAGTCTGCCATATTCGAAATTCTGAATACGGCCGGGGTACGGGTTTCTAAGGAGGAAGCTTTCCGTTTGCAGCCTGCGCTGAAATCCCGGTCAGAAAAAGAAGGAGGAGGGGAACTTTCTTTGGAACAAATGGTGGAAGAACTACAGAGGTTGAGAAGTATAGAATCGTAA
- a CDS encoding phage holin family protein, translating into MAKLLLSIVLQSLVVIYVFPLIDPLFRVSGGWWDVLVLVLFFGFLNFVLRWLLVILTLGLGYLVYILTLGLAGLVVNAIVLLMIGDIFPGKIFVPGFFSAFLGGAVLALANYVAKREADDEDSRKNRD; encoded by the coding sequence ATGGCCAAATTACTTCTTTCGATCGTTCTCCAGTCTCTCGTAGTAATCTACGTGTTTCCGCTTATCGATCCGTTGTTCCGGGTTTCCGGAGGCTGGTGGGATGTTCTTGTTCTCGTCCTATTTTTTGGATTTCTGAATTTCGTTCTTCGTTGGCTGCTCGTGATTCTGACTTTAGGTTTGGGGTATCTCGTTTATATTCTAACTTTAGGCTTAGCAGGGCTCGTGGTCAACGCGATCGTATTGCTTATGATAGGGGATATTTTTCCGGGCAAAATATTCGTGCCCGGTTTTTTCTCCGCTTTTCTCGGCGGCGCGGTGCTTGCTCTCGCGAACTATGTGGCCAAGCGGGAGGCGGATGACGAAGATTCCAGGAAGAATCGGGATTAG
- a CDS encoding DsbA family protein has protein sequence MEAEPFQTQGKHSLLYVADPLCTWSYAFGPSIAALREKYSDKIEFSLVMGGYRFGSDAEPFTQENTDRLRYVWKEAERVSKRKFDTEILKRRDLVLDSEPSCRAVIVAQRLAPGTAFEFMDALSYGFHALGKDPTDPEIFVGIAKDFGMKESKFRELYSAKETVLETETDFNYGFQLGVTNFPTLVFSDGFERGILTKGYLPFEEVDSILADYFRSIGRF, from the coding sequence ATGGAAGCGGAACCTTTTCAGACCCAAGGGAAACATTCACTTCTATACGTAGCGGACCCTTTGTGCACCTGGTCTTACGCCTTCGGACCCTCTATTGCCGCATTGAGGGAAAAATATTCGGACAAAATCGAATTTTCTCTCGTGATGGGGGGATACCGCTTCGGATCGGATGCGGAGCCGTTCACGCAGGAAAACACGGATCGTTTGAGGTACGTGTGGAAAGAAGCGGAACGAGTCTCTAAAAGAAAGTTCGATACCGAAATCCTGAAACGTAGGGATCTGGTCTTGGATTCGGAACCTTCTTGTAGAGCGGTGATCGTCGCCCAAAGGCTCGCTCCTGGAACGGCCTTCGAGTTTATGGATGCTCTTTCGTATGGATTCCACGCCTTAGGAAAAGACCCGACCGATCCGGAAATCTTTGTCGGAATCGCAAAAGATTTCGGAATGAAGGAATCCAAGTTTCGCGAACTGTATTCTGCAAAGGAAACCGTGTTGGAAACGGAGACGGACTTCAACTACGGCTTTCAACTAGGCGTAACTAATTTTCCGACTCTCGTCTTTTCCGACGGGTTCGAAAGAGGGATTTTGACCAAAGGATATCTTCCCTTCGAGGAAGTGGATTCCATTTTGGCCGACTACTTTCGCTCCATCGGACGGTTTTAA
- a CDS encoding zinc-dependent alcohol dehydrogenase, whose product MQRLTFVKKNTLQWMETEDPKITGPNQALVRPLAVSRCDLDLPILRGETLFRAPFPVGHEFVGEIREVSPDLEKVFPLGTRVAVPFQISCGHCHNCETGQSRSCSTVPHTSAYGMGKGGKEYGGALADSVLVPYAKEMLVPFSVNTDPAAIASINDNLVEAWKLAGLFLQERKDQKVLILGGWAASIGLYTAALSKHMGAAEVVYLDTDQKRLDLADSFGVKVEKISEYPKSFGKFDIVADASGSAEGWECGLRSLGVDGTFGSASIFWTNTLPIPYLELYNTGANLRIGRVRSREWIPEMLRLVEEEGFDPSKVTTRKAKWSEAAEAFLEEETKLVIVR is encoded by the coding sequence ATGCAACGATTAACGTTCGTAAAGAAAAATACCTTGCAATGGATGGAGACGGAGGATCCTAAAATCACCGGTCCAAACCAAGCTTTGGTGCGCCCCCTTGCGGTTTCCCGGTGCGATTTGGATCTACCGATTCTGCGGGGAGAGACCTTATTCCGTGCGCCTTTTCCCGTCGGGCATGAATTCGTGGGAGAGATCCGGGAAGTGAGTCCAGACCTAGAGAAGGTTTTTCCTCTCGGTACCAGAGTCGCCGTTCCTTTCCAAATTTCCTGCGGTCACTGTCATAATTGCGAAACAGGGCAGTCCAGAAGTTGCAGTACCGTTCCTCATACCAGCGCCTACGGAATGGGGAAGGGAGGAAAGGAATACGGAGGTGCACTTGCGGATTCGGTTCTCGTTCCGTACGCGAAAGAGATGCTCGTTCCCTTTTCCGTAAATACGGATCCGGCTGCAATCGCGAGCATTAACGACAATCTTGTGGAAGCATGGAAGCTAGCTGGATTGTTTTTGCAGGAAAGAAAAGATCAAAAAGTTCTAATCCTCGGAGGATGGGCGGCCAGCATCGGTCTCTATACTGCAGCCTTGTCCAAGCATATGGGCGCCGCCGAAGTCGTCTATCTTGATACGGATCAGAAGCGTCTGGACTTGGCGGATTCTTTCGGTGTAAAGGTCGAAAAAATCTCGGAATATCCGAAAAGTTTCGGAAAGTTCGATATCGTGGCCGATGCCAGCGGTAGCGCGGAAGGCTGGGAATGCGGACTTCGCTCCCTAGGTGTGGACGGAACTTTCGGTTCCGCATCCATTTTTTGGACCAATACGTTGCCGATTCCTTATTTAGAACTTTATAATACTGGAGCAAATTTGAGAATCGGGAGAGTCCGGTCCCGAGAATGGATTCCGGAAATGTTGAGGTTGGTCGAGGAAGAAGGGTTTGATCCTTCTAAAGTAACGACTCGAAAAGCGAAATGGTCCGAAGCTGCGGAAGCCTTTCTGGAGGAGGAAACCAAGCTTGTGATCGTCAGATAG
- a CDS encoding GAF domain-containing SpoIIE family protein phosphatase, giving the protein MTPVDSVSRKYRSLLNTSTILNANLDLYQLLPLIMLYSKDLLEAEASSLFLLDEKDGFLYCEVALGEKGEIIQKYARLEPGQGIAGWVAREKKAILLEDAYTDKRFNPALDQKTGFRTRSLACVPLFVQDQVIGTLEILNKSGNRSFDPSDLEVLASLSEIAAIAIKNAKTHEALKKRVLELSLLYEFEKLTVAEKSIQELGNWLIDKVLEFLEAKAGTIYLADPTLEVLRILAARGIPEEAIHAIQVPYGEGVSGWVAKEKQSLLIQNLDEDPRYDKNAKYKFEASSLISAPLLYRGNLLGVISVNNKYSGYAFTHADLEMLGAIANRLSVTIQNANLFHKVMDSERELRRAREVMTRILPSVLPYVPGLDFGVQHIPFDNVGGDFYNVIKLDEHRTAVLIADVSGHGLSASVVAAVIHTVMETFEEETLSSPSKFFTALNHALYNKLAGNFLTSFYGVVHTGTNTLVYSNAGHNPPILFRRAEGTSLPLETKGKLVGVIPDLFFEEFVTSFQPMDRLVLYTDGITEHSNEDRSRRYSDDLLSLAIRSFSQNQAGETSLGLIKECRNYCRRSDFEDDVTLLIVDRV; this is encoded by the coding sequence ATGACTCCAGTCGATTCAGTGTCTCGCAAATATCGTAGCTTACTCAACACGAGCACGATTCTGAATGCCAACCTAGACCTGTATCAGCTTCTTCCTCTGATCATGCTATATTCGAAAGATCTTTTGGAAGCGGAGGCAAGTTCCCTGTTTCTATTGGACGAGAAAGACGGCTTTTTGTACTGCGAAGTCGCCCTGGGGGAAAAAGGGGAAATCATACAAAAATACGCTCGGCTCGAACCCGGCCAAGGAATCGCCGGCTGGGTGGCTCGGGAAAAAAAAGCCATCCTTCTCGAAGACGCTTACACCGACAAAAGGTTCAATCCAGCCTTGGATCAAAAAACCGGATTCCGGACTCGCTCCTTGGCATGCGTTCCGCTTTTCGTACAGGACCAGGTCATCGGTACCCTCGAAATCCTGAACAAATCCGGAAACCGCAGTTTCGATCCGTCGGACCTGGAGGTCCTTGCCTCCCTTTCCGAAATAGCGGCGATCGCAATCAAGAACGCAAAGACTCACGAGGCGTTGAAGAAGCGGGTCCTAGAATTATCCCTATTATACGAATTCGAAAAACTTACTGTAGCCGAAAAAAGCATCCAGGAATTAGGAAATTGGCTGATCGATAAGGTCTTGGAATTTTTGGAAGCGAAGGCAGGAACGATTTACCTGGCGGATCCCACTCTGGAAGTCCTAAGGATCTTGGCCGCAAGGGGAATTCCGGAGGAGGCCATCCATGCGATCCAGGTTCCTTACGGAGAAGGCGTATCCGGATGGGTCGCCAAAGAAAAACAAAGCCTTCTCATCCAAAATCTGGACGAAGACCCACGCTACGACAAAAACGCGAAATACAAATTCGAAGCCAGCTCTTTGATTTCCGCTCCGTTGCTCTATAGAGGAAATCTTTTGGGAGTGATCAGCGTAAACAATAAGTATTCGGGTTACGCGTTCACTCATGCGGACTTGGAGATGCTCGGAGCGATCGCGAACCGGCTCAGTGTCACGATCCAGAACGCGAATCTCTTCCACAAAGTGATGGATTCGGAAAGGGAGCTTCGGCGGGCCAGAGAAGTCATGACTCGCATTCTTCCTTCCGTACTTCCGTACGTTCCCGGATTGGATTTCGGCGTGCAGCACATTCCCTTCGATAACGTGGGCGGGGACTTTTATAACGTAATCAAGTTGGACGAGCACAGAACCGCGGTTTTGATCGCGGACGTCTCGGGTCACGGGCTTTCGGCTTCGGTGGTCGCCGCGGTGATTCATACCGTTATGGAGACGTTCGAAGAGGAAACTTTATCGAGTCCTTCCAAATTTTTTACCGCACTGAACCACGCTCTCTATAATAAGCTAGCCGGGAATTTCCTTACGTCCTTTTACGGAGTAGTGCATACCGGGACCAACACTCTGGTGTATTCCAATGCGGGTCACAATCCTCCGATCCTGTTCCGTAGAGCGGAAGGGACTTCGTTGCCATTGGAAACCAAGGGGAAATTGGTCGGGGTCATTCCGGATCTCTTCTTCGAAGAATTCGTGACTTCCTTCCAGCCGATGGACCGTCTCGTATTGTACACCGACGGAATCACGGAACATTCCAACGAGGACAGAAGCAGAAGGTACAGCGACGATTTACTTTCTCTTGCGATTCGTTCCTTTTCCCAAAATCAGGCCGGCGAAACTTCGCTCGGACTCATCAAAGAATGTCGCAATTACTGTAGACGATCGGATTTCGAGGACGATGTGACCTTGCTCATAGTGGACCGCGTCTAG
- a CDS encoding crotonase/enoyl-CoA hydratase family protein: MNKSDSILTEKRNHVFLICLNRPDHRNAMNTEMLNRLSEAYTEFEDDPNARCAVVYANGMHFTLGLELNDVADTLKKRRTYTYSENQIDPWENGATKRKRSKPVVCAVHGFCFTLGIELLLASDVRIAAEKTRFAQLEVQRGIMPFGGATFRFVQSAGWGNAMRYILTGDDFDAAEAYRMGLVQQIVPKKALLEHAISLAERIGEQAPLAVQAAISSARKAVLEGEKEAAKDLLPITLNLMETQDGAEGVQSFLEKRKANFQGK, from the coding sequence ATGAATAAAAGCGACTCTATTTTGACCGAAAAAAGAAATCACGTTTTTCTGATCTGCTTAAACAGACCCGATCACAGAAACGCCATGAACACGGAGATGCTGAATCGCTTAAGCGAAGCGTATACGGAATTCGAGGACGATCCGAACGCAAGGTGCGCCGTAGTTTACGCAAACGGAATGCATTTTACCCTAGGATTGGAACTGAACGACGTTGCCGATACTCTCAAAAAAAGAAGGACTTATACGTATTCGGAAAACCAGATCGATCCCTGGGAAAACGGAGCGACGAAAAGAAAAAGAAGCAAACCGGTAGTGTGCGCCGTTCACGGTTTTTGTTTCACCTTGGGAATAGAATTACTCTTGGCATCGGACGTACGCATCGCAGCGGAGAAGACAAGGTTCGCACAATTGGAAGTCCAGCGAGGAATTATGCCTTTCGGGGGCGCCACTTTCCGCTTCGTACAGAGTGCAGGCTGGGGGAACGCGATGCGTTATATATTGACTGGGGACGATTTCGACGCGGCGGAAGCCTACCGGATGGGATTGGTCCAGCAGATCGTTCCGAAAAAAGCGTTATTAGAACACGCGATCTCCTTAGCGGAGAGAATCGGAGAGCAGGCTCCGTTGGCAGTGCAAGCCGCCATTTCTTCGGCCAGAAAAGCGGTCTTGGAAGGGGAAAAGGAGGCGGCAAAAGATCTCTTACCGATCACTCTCAACCTGATGGAAACCCAAGATGGAGCGGAAGGGGTACAATCCTTTTTGGAAAAACGGAAAGCGAATTTTCAAGGAAAGTAA
- a CDS encoding LIC10816 family protein, whose amino-acid sequence MDAVTIFALALLAVPVFARFARVSKDAMNRYHLIGLGGLFLILGEATKITAVKVTPIATVLPMIDIATAILAYAGVLFGVVWLSLYYVKHPNEI is encoded by the coding sequence ATGGATGCAGTCACCATTTTCGCATTAGCGCTTTTGGCTGTTCCTGTGTTTGCCCGGTTCGCCCGAGTATCAAAGGACGCGATGAATCGTTATCACCTGATAGGATTGGGAGGTCTATTCCTGATTCTTGGTGAAGCTACGAAGATTACGGCTGTTAAGGTAACCCCTATAGCAACCGTTCTTCCGATGATCGACATCGCGACCGCGATCCTAGCGTACGCGGGGGTACTTTTCGGGGTAGTGTGGCTATCACTATACTACGTCAAACACCCGAACGAAATTTAG
- a CDS encoding TetR/AcrR family transcriptional regulator, producing MQTVVEQQIVTEPDEVKLRIFDKAFELFLRYGFAKTRMEEIARTLRISRKTLYKYFANKHDLLMELMTHKHLRIHGKIEKIHADPDKNIKEKLQAMQECLSGEIPQGMNEFLRDIRNQVPDLWKIFAEQKEKNVNRTMRKMIETGIKNGDIRPDVNPDIVLLIHAASTEAMFDPGFLAHTPYTIRDLVRELDNIIFYGIVKREN from the coding sequence ATGCAAACCGTCGTGGAACAGCAAATCGTTACGGAACCGGACGAAGTCAAGCTTCGGATTTTCGATAAGGCATTCGAATTATTTCTTCGTTACGGATTCGCTAAAACCCGAATGGAAGAGATCGCGAGGACGCTTAGGATCAGCCGAAAGACTCTGTATAAGTACTTTGCAAACAAACACGACCTTTTGATGGAGCTGATGACCCACAAACATCTTCGCATCCACGGAAAAATAGAAAAGATACACGCTGATCCGGACAAAAACATCAAGGAAAAACTGCAGGCTATGCAGGAATGTCTCAGCGGTGAAATTCCTCAAGGAATGAACGAGTTTCTCAGGGATATCCGAAATCAGGTTCCGGATCTCTGGAAAATCTTCGCGGAGCAGAAGGAAAAGAACGTCAACAGAACGATGCGCAAAATGATCGAAACCGGGATCAAAAACGGAGACATTCGTCCCGACGTAAATCCGGATATCGTTCTGTTGATCCACGCGGCATCGACGGAGGCTATGTTCGATCCGGGCTTTCTCGCCCACACTCCCTACACGATCCGGGATTTGGTCAGAGAACTGGACAATATCATATTTTATGGAATCGTAAAGCGGGAGAATTAA
- a CDS encoding metallophosphoesterase, which produces MEFELQRFFIFLGIFTAILSLAYGYSLFRLSEPFRLNSWQQVILWGSVVFFVLLTPTAYFFSLFYRETQWQKLWAYAAFTSLGFFTLLFSFVVFHDLSKLVWKGWVYASGYFSPGPSEFAQENSSEISRTDFLAQLASLAVLGFTGGLTAFGFYQAHKKPSIKEVKIKVQGLPDGLEGFRIAQLSDIHIGPTIKGGFLQDVVERTNALNAHLVAITGDLVDGPVSLLKEHTLPLRYLLSKYGTYFVTGNHEYYSGALAWIRELESMGIQVLLNQNKLISHNGSRIAVAGVTDYKAHSVLPNHKTDPQKAASGTEHADFKLLLAHQPNSVFEAAKAGFHLQLSGHTHGGQYFPGNLLIHIFQKFVAGLSRWEDTQLYVSRGTGYWGPPLRIGAPSEITLLVLEKA; this is translated from the coding sequence ATGGAGTTTGAATTGCAGAGATTTTTTATTTTCCTCGGAATCTTTACGGCGATTTTATCGCTGGCGTACGGTTATTCGCTGTTTCGTTTGAGCGAGCCCTTTCGGTTGAATTCCTGGCAACAGGTGATTCTTTGGGGTTCGGTCGTATTCTTCGTTCTTCTTACGCCGACGGCGTACTTTTTCAGTCTCTTCTACCGGGAAACCCAATGGCAAAAACTTTGGGCTTACGCGGCGTTTACTAGTTTGGGATTTTTCACTCTTCTCTTTTCCTTCGTGGTCTTTCACGATTTAAGCAAGTTAGTTTGGAAAGGATGGGTCTACGCATCCGGGTATTTTTCTCCAGGTCCGAGCGAATTCGCGCAGGAAAATTCCTCCGAGATAAGTCGTACCGATTTTTTGGCACAGTTGGCTTCCTTGGCGGTTCTGGGATTTACCGGAGGATTGACCGCTTTCGGCTTTTACCAGGCGCATAAAAAGCCTTCCATCAAGGAAGTCAAAATTAAGGTGCAGGGATTGCCGGACGGATTGGAAGGCTTCCGAATCGCACAACTCTCGGACATCCACATCGGTCCGACGATTAAAGGCGGATTTTTGCAGGACGTGGTGGAAAGAACGAACGCTCTGAACGCGCATTTGGTCGCGATCACCGGAGATTTGGTGGACGGACCCGTGAGTCTGCTCAAGGAACATACTCTTCCACTCCGGTACCTTCTTTCCAAATACGGAACCTATTTCGTTACGGGAAACCACGAATACTACTCCGGCGCTCTCGCGTGGATCAGAGAATTAGAATCCATGGGGATACAGGTTCTCTTGAATCAGAACAAATTGATTTCCCACAACGGATCCAGAATCGCAGTCGCGGGGGTGACGGACTACAAGGCTCATTCCGTCCTTCCGAACCACAAAACCGATCCCCAAAAGGCGGCGTCCGGTACGGAACACGCCGATTTTAAACTCTTGCTGGCGCACCAACCCAATTCGGTTTTCGAAGCGGCCAAGGCCGGATTCCATTTGCAATTGTCCGGCCATACCCACGGAGGTCAGTACTTTCCCGGAAACCTTTTGATTCATATCTTCCAGAAATTCGTCGCAGGTCTTTCCCGTTGGGAGGATACGCAACTTTACGTCAGCCGTGGCACCGGATACTGGGGACCTCCTTTGCGGATCGGTGCCCCTTCGGAAATCACGTTGTTGGTTCTGGAAAAAGCCTGA